Proteins from a genomic interval of Bacteroidales bacterium:
- a CDS encoding PAS domain S-box protein — protein MRRERGAIVITSNELIVSRVKENLITLGFTDFTVIPNAASIQTVKPNSSFELIVLELNNESEVWLSETKETIQKYFGFIIPIIIYAAEVRAKELVRKGLLSNFGYINHSFTLRELELCLEAFIVTGSSIAKNDLRINIGGFQALFNLSPSGVIICNESGEIINANRILCDLLGYSLEELLSMHVKDIAPKNIHKQIVENIQRIINGETLYSEVINICKDGSIKYFNIVETRIILSDGKLGYVIMLSDITKWKEINITLSESEEKYRILVEQSNDGIAYAQNGRLIFGNPKILELIGIPSEEFIGQPIEKFIYSDKSETIKNRFENQHLGENISDIYETSILSANGKHLPVELSAKNAKFKGENITIIFIRDISKRKLAEKYLRESEESYRSVFDNASEAIYIQDSKGIFLDVNKAALKLYGYSKSEIVGHTPEKLSAPDKNNLEETKKRLIKAFEGETQFFEFWGKAKNGRIFPKEVYLNKGRYFGNDVVFAMAREISDRKNAEEILIESEEKYRTLAEQIPVGLYQITVDGRFLYANLALAKIIGFNSVAELMQHNSNEFYLIPNKRFDHAQRINNQSQQISDELKIIRKDGKIIWVRDNGQITYDKKGEILYIAGVIENITEQKEADEALRNSEGNLRAMLNAIPDQIFKFNKEGVYLDLPAIEKEDFIIESNKMNGKSIFEFFPSDFCNTLLSKINECLETSKLQSFEYSIMVKDELNFFEARLVPIRVNEVLSFFRNITDKKKTEENIRMLAQTIMNVQECISIEDLNSKLIYVNPAFLKTYGYEENEVLGQDISIIQSVSVDSNLPEIILERTLNGGWQGELINKRKDGSEFPISLSTAVVRNENGEPLAFVGVANDITDRKASEQEVLAAKEKAEESDRLKTSFLANMSHEIRSPMNAILGFIRILKEEENLSEEGRQYIELISNSGMQLISIIEDIIDTSKIQANQLRLSIHEFDLNALLSDVFTVFSTQIKEKPTRSTLLLPPVFGNPSPFLINSDDLRIRQILINLLSNAMKFTPKGVIEFGYSIIIDDENPLIKLFVKDTGIGLAPEKQKLIFERFRQADDSYTRVYGGSGLGLAISKGLIELLGGEIWVESEVGKGSEFYFTLPINCVFSEIREKPDSSKVEDIGLNRVDGLNWSSKTFLIIEDIKEIQFYLEKILERTGVKLLFADSLKEARRLFNDNQKIDLVLLDIRLPDGDGYDLSLEFKRAKPEIPIIAQTAYAMYGEKEKSASFGCDDYITKPIDPDLLFLKIHNVFQKAE, from the coding sequence TTTTGGTTTTATAATACCAATAATCATTTATGCTGCCGAAGTTAGAGCAAAAGAGTTGGTGAGAAAGGGTCTTTTGAGTAATTTTGGTTATATCAATCATTCCTTTACACTTCGTGAGCTGGAATTGTGCTTAGAGGCTTTTATAGTAACAGGGAGTTCAATAGCCAAAAACGATTTACGAATAAATATTGGAGGATTTCAGGCTCTTTTTAATTTATCTCCTAGTGGAGTTATTATTTGCAATGAATCGGGTGAAATTATTAATGCTAATAGAATACTTTGCGACCTTTTAGGGTATAGTCTTGAAGAGTTACTTTCCATGCATGTTAAGGATATTGCTCCTAAAAATATTCATAAACAAATAGTTGAAAACATTCAAAGGATAATAAATGGCGAAACACTATATTCTGAAGTAATAAACATTTGCAAAGATGGTAGTATCAAATATTTCAACATTGTTGAAACACGAATTATACTTTCGGATGGTAAACTCGGTTATGTAATTATGTTATCAGATATTACTAAATGGAAAGAAATAAATATAACACTATCAGAATCAGAAGAAAAATATCGAATTCTCGTTGAGCAATCAAATGATGGAATAGCCTATGCCCAGAATGGCAGGTTGATTTTTGGAAACCCGAAAATATTAGAATTAATTGGTATTCCTTCGGAAGAGTTTATTGGTCAACCTATAGAAAAATTTATTTATTCTGACAAATCAGAAACAATAAAAAACAGATTCGAAAATCAGCATCTTGGAGAAAATATCTCTGATATTTATGAAACATCAATTCTAAGTGCAAATGGGAAACATTTACCTGTTGAGCTTAGCGCAAAAAATGCAAAGTTTAAAGGTGAAAACATAACAATAATATTTATTAGAGATATTTCGAAAAGGAAATTAGCAGAAAAATATTTGAGAGAGAGCGAGGAGAGTTATCGAAGTGTTTTTGATAATGCAAGTGAGGCAATTTATATTCAAGATTCAAAGGGAATTTTTCTAGATGTTAACAAAGCGGCCTTAAAACTCTACGGATATTCAAAATCCGAAATCGTAGGCCATACACCTGAGAAATTGTCAGCACCTGATAAAAATAATCTCGAAGAAACGAAAAAAAGATTGATCAAGGCATTTGAAGGAGAAACTCAATTCTTTGAATTTTGGGGTAAAGCAAAAAATGGGAGAATTTTCCCTAAGGAAGTATACCTAAATAAAGGGCGTTATTTTGGTAATGATGTCGTATTTGCAATGGCTAGAGAGATATCTGATAGAAAAAACGCTGAAGAGATTTTAATTGAGAGTGAAGAGAAATACAGAACTTTAGCAGAGCAAATCCCCGTTGGATTGTATCAAATTACTGTTGATGGTCGTTTTTTATACGCAAATCTTGCCCTTGCTAAAATAATTGGATTTAATTCAGTTGCTGAATTGATGCAACATAACTCGAATGAATTTTATCTCATTCCTAATAAAAGATTTGATCACGCTCAAAGAATAAATAATCAATCACAACAAATAAGTGATGAGTTAAAAATAATTCGCAAGGATGGCAAAATCATATGGGTTAGAGATAATGGACAAATTACATACGACAAAAAAGGCGAAATTCTATATATAGCTGGGGTAATCGAGAATATTACTGAGCAAAAAGAAGCTGACGAGGCACTTAGAAATAGTGAGGGTAACCTAAGAGCAATGCTAAATGCCATTCCAGATCAAATATTTAAATTTAACAAGGAGGGGGTTTATCTCGATTTGCCTGCAATAGAAAAGGAAGACTTTATTATCGAGTCCAATAAAATGAATGGTAAATCCATTTTTGAATTTTTCCCATCCGATTTTTGTAATACTCTACTTTCAAAAATAAACGAATGCTTGGAAACATCAAAACTCCAATCATTTGAATATTCAATAATGGTAAAGGATGAATTAAACTTTTTTGAAGCTCGTTTAGTTCCAATTAGAGTGAATGAGGTGCTATCATTTTTTAGAAATATTACAGATAAGAAGAAGACAGAAGAGAACATTAGAATGCTTGCTCAAACAATTATGAATGTGCAGGAATGTATTTCAATAGAAGATTTAAATAGTAAACTTATATATGTTAATCCTGCATTTTTAAAGACCTATGGGTATGAAGAAAATGAAGTATTAGGGCAAGATATTTCAATCATTCAATCAGTTTCAGTTGACAGTAATTTGCCTGAAATAATACTAGAGCGAACCCTTAATGGTGGATGGCAAGGGGAGTTAATAAACAAAAGAAAGGATGGAAGCGAATTCCCAATATCATTGTCAACCGCTGTTGTAAGAAATGAAAATGGAGAACCATTAGCGTTTGTTGGAGTTGCTAATGATATTACTGATAGAAAAGCTAGCGAACAGGAGGTTTTAGCAGCAAAGGAAAAAGCGGAGGAGTCGGACAGACTTAAAACGTCTTTCCTAGCTAATATGAGCCATGAGATACGCTCTCCAATGAATGCAATCCTTGGGTTTATTCGAATTCTTAAAGAGGAGGAAAACCTCTCTGAAGAAGGAAGGCAATACATTGAACTTATTTCAAACAGCGGGATGCAGCTAATTTCAATAATCGAGGATATTATAGATACATCTAAAATTCAAGCAAATCAGCTCAGATTGAGTATTCATGAGTTCGATCTTAATGCTCTTCTTTCTGATGTTTTTACAGTATTTAGCACTCAAATTAAGGAGAAACCTACGAGAAGCACCTTACTACTACCTCCAGTATTTGGTAATCCATCACCTTTCCTAATAAATTCTGATGATTTAAGAATCAGGCAGATACTAATCAATCTGTTGAGCAATGCAATGAAATTTACTCCAAAAGGTGTTATAGAGTTCGGTTATTCAATTATTATTGATGATGAAAATCCTTTAATTAAACTTTTTGTTAAGGATACAGGAATTGGTTTAGCTCCCGAAAAGCAAAAGTTAATCTTTGAAAGATTCCGCCAAGCTGACGACTCCTATACTAGAGTATATGGTGGATCGGGTCTTGGTTTAGCCATTTCAAAAGGTTTAATTGAATTACTTGGGGGTGAAATTTGGGTCGAAAGTGAAGTGGGTAAAGGATCTGAATTTTATTTTACTTTGCCAATAAATTGTGTATTCTCAGAAATAAGAGAAAAACCTGATAGTAGTAAAGTTGAAGATATTGGATTGAATAGAGTTGATGGGCTAAATTGGTCTAGTAAGACATTTTTAATTATCGAGGATATCAAAGAGATTCAATTTTACCTTGAAAAAATACTTGAAAGAACAGGTGTAAAATTACTTTTTGCCGACTCTTTAAAAGAAGCAAGGCGATTGTTTAATGATAATCAAAAAATTGATTTAGTTTTACTTGATATCCGATTACCTGATGGTGATGGGTATGATCTATCCCTTGAATTCAAAAGGGCTAAACCCGAAATTCCTATTATTGCCCAAACCGCATATGCAATGTATGGAGAAAAAGAGAAGAGCGCATCCTTTGGATGTGATGATTATATTACAAAACCCATTGACCCTGATCTTTTATTCTTAAAAATTCATAATGTTTTTCAGAAGGCAGAATAG
- the pdxH gene encoding pyridoxamine 5'-phosphate oxidase: MSTRNIASIRRDYTLKKLDEQEIDRDPFVQFGLWFDEVLNAKVLEPNAMILATSTREGKPSARVVLLKQFDNRGFSFFTNYHSRKALELEKNPYASLVFFWPELERQVRIEGYVSRVSETESDNYFDSRPEGSKIAALVSPQSQVIPNRNHIESLQVDYHHKFSEKPINRPSNWGGYLLRPSLFEFWQGRTNRLHDRIQYRFVNGEWIIERLAP, encoded by the coding sequence ATGAGTACTCGAAATATAGCCTCCATTCGAAGGGATTATACTCTTAAAAAACTTGATGAACAGGAGATTGATCGCGACCCTTTTGTTCAGTTTGGTTTATGGTTTGATGAAGTTTTAAATGCTAAAGTTCTCGAACCCAACGCTATGATTCTTGCAACATCAACCCGTGAGGGAAAGCCTTCGGCAAGGGTTGTTCTACTAAAACAATTTGATAATAGAGGGTTCTCATTCTTTACTAATTACCATAGCCGGAAAGCTTTGGAACTTGAGAAAAATCCTTATGCATCGCTTGTTTTCTTTTGGCCTGAACTTGAGCGACAGGTTCGTATAGAAGGATATGTAAGTAGAGTTAGTGAGACCGAAAGTGATAACTATTTTGACTCAAGACCAGAAGGTAGTAAAATTGCTGCATTGGTATCCCCGCAAAGTCAGGTAATACCAAATAGAAACCATATTGAGTCATTACAGGTTGATTATCATCATAAATTTTCAGAAAAGCCAATTAATCGCCCATCGAATTGGGGTGGGTATCTCCTCCGCCCTTCTCTTTTTGAGTTTTGGCAAGGTCGAACCAATCGCCTTCACGATAGAATTCAATACAGGTTTGTGAACGGTGAGTGGATAATAGAACGATTAGCTCCGTAG